A single window of Ovis canadensis isolate MfBH-ARS-UI-01 breed Bighorn chromosome 17, ARS-UI_OviCan_v2, whole genome shotgun sequence DNA harbors:
- the MIF gene encoding macrophage migration inhibitory factor, producing the protein MPMFVVNTNVPRASVPDGLLSELTQQLAQATGKPAQYIAVHVVPDQLMTFGGSSEPCALCSLHSIGKIGGAQNRSYSKLLCGLLTERLRISPDRIYINFCDMNAANVGWNGSTFA; encoded by the exons ATGCCGATGTTCGTGGTGAACACCAACGTGCCCCGCGCCTCCGTGCCGGACGGGCTCCTCTCCGAGCTCACGCAGCAGCTGGCGCAGGCCACGGGCAAGCCGGCGCAG TACATCGCGGTGCACGTGGTCCCAGACCAGCTCATGACCTTCGGGGGCTCCAGCGAGCCCTGCGCGCTCTGCAGCCTGCACAGCATCGGCAAGATCGGCGGCGCGCAGAACCGCTCCTACAGCAAGCTGCTGTGCGGCCTGCTGACCGAGCGCCTGCGCATTAGCCCGGACAG GATCTACATCAACTTCTGCGACATGAACGCGGCCAACGTGGGCTGGAACGGCTCCACCTTCGCCTGA